The Bacteroidia bacterium genomic interval AACAATGTCAACTTTTACTTTGGAATCATCTACATAATAGACGGTGATCCGGCGATTTCCATCGACCTTTAAAAAAGCATTGCTCCCTACCGGAGTAGGGTTATTTATTTCTGTAAATCCTGTTCCAAACCAGTCTTCCATTAGAGCGATAACTTCCAGGATCAGTTTATCGGCCTGCAGATCTTTATTCCAGGGAGCCCAACCATCATAATAGAAGCTGATGGGCATGGCAGTTACATATCCATTTTCTGAACTTGGATAAAATTCCATACTCGCCGGATGTTTAAACTCCTGAATGGGATAATGAACGGTAGTATTATTGGCTCCCTCCATGATTATCCCTTTTTTATTCATTTCCCAGCAATGTGCATAAAAATCATCCATAGTCATCCCCAGATAGATCCCGAGGAACAAACTATCATTTCTCACTCCACTTGCCAGTTCTTTAGCTTCCCGTTTTCTATACTCCTCTTCAGGGGTAGATTCACAGGAGGTAGAGAGGAAAAGTATAGAAAGAAATATCAGGACAATTGAAAATCTCTTCATGAATAATGATTGATTAGAGCTAAAAAAGCTGGAAACCCCATTGGGTTTCCAGCTTTATATAAGATATACTATGGATTAATATCCAGAGTTTTGAGTCAGGTTAGGGTTCGCATCAATCTGAGCACGTGGAATTGGGAACAATTCTACGTATTCGCCAGGAGATGATTTTTCCCACCAGTCTGAAGTGAACACACCGAAGCGGATCAAGTCAGATCTACGATGACATTCTACAAAGAACTCACGTCCTCTTTCTGCAAGCAGATTTTCGGCAGTCAGTTCAGTGAAGTCAGATACACCTGCTCTTGCACGAATTTCGTTAACCAAAGAAAGTGCATCAGCGTCGCCGGGATTCATTCTCCACATAGCTTCAGCTTTCATCATCAGAACGTCTGTGTAACGGTAAATTGGGAAGTCATTGCTCATGTTTGGCTGACCACCAATTTCGTACTCAAACTTAGCTACACGTGCACCAGCTTCACGCCATGCATTAGGAGCAAGTTCGTTCAATTGAGCTCTGAACGTATAAGGAGCACCGTCCTGGTCAGAAGCTTCGAAACCAGCATCTTCCAGTCTTACTTTTCCAGATACATCCCACTGTGGTCCAATCAGGAAGTTACTTCTAACAGTAGAAGGTCCTTGCTCTGTATTAGGCTGACCTTTTCTCAAGTCAGTGTCTTCGTAAGAGTTATAGAAATCTTCCAAAGTACACCATCCGTTCCAAGGCTGAGCAGCGAGGTTATACGTTTGCTGGTTGATGTAGCTCAAAGACTGCATCACGATGTTGAATCCACCTGCAAATACTGCATCATAAGGAATTGCAAAGATCATCTCAGATGATCCCTGGTTGTCCAGGTTGAAGTTGGCGAAGTAATTTGGCTCAAGGCTGTAATTATTCGAGTTAATGATTGCATCACAAGCAGTAACCGCTTTTTGCCACTGAGGAGTTCCCGTATAAACTTCTGCGTTCAGGTACAATTTAGCAAGTGCCATTTGTACCACCATTTGGTTGATACGTCCGTAGGTAGAACCGTCAACACTTGTATTTACCAATGGAAGCGATGCAGTCAGTTCACCTTCTACGAAAGAGTAAACTTCCGAACGAGAGTTGTTTTGAGGAGTAGGATTGGCATCTGCGAAAGATGTAACAATCGGTACATTACCATAAAGGTCCATCAACCAGAGGTAATAAACAGCTCTAAGAGCTCTCAATTCACCAATGAATGGATCAGTAAGTGGGTTTTGTAGTTCCTCAAATTGGAAGATCAGACGGTTACAAGCGTTTACTCCCGCAAAAAGGAAGTTCCAGGTATTAGTAACCGTTGGGTCTTCAGTGGTCCAAAGATGTTGGTGAAGTCTCACCCAGTGTCCACCATCTCCCCAGTCTGGCCCACGCGTTGGGACAACCATCTCATCAGAAGAAACTTCCTGTGCAGCGTAAAGGGAAGTAGTCCCCATATAACCGTAAAGAGAAGTATAAGCTGCACCCAGTGCAGAGATCAGCTCCTCTTCAGTCTGGAAGAAGTTATCAGCAGTTACCTCGCTGAAGAGCTCCTCATCCAGATTTGTACAAGCAGGCATAACAGCAAAGCAAAGCGCTACTATAACCAGTACTTTCAAAGGAAAAAGATACTTATTCATTTTATAGATTTGATTAGAATTAGTCCTATTTAACAATTAAAATCCAAGATTTACACCCACAGTGAATCCTCTTGCAGAGAAATAAGTATTTCTTCTGTCAAGACCTGGAGCCAATGGGTTTCCACTATTGGAGTCAACCAAACGTGGTTCTGGAGATACCCCTTTGTAATTAGTAACAGTAAACAGGTTTTGTGCGTTAGCAAAAATTCTGATTTTGCTGAATCCTCCTGGCAAGTTAGGAACAGTATACCCAACGGTCATGTTGTCCAATCTCAGGAAGTCTCCATCTTCAACGTGGAAGCTGTTCAACTGAGGTTGGTCAGTCAAAGTAGCAACATCGCTGGAAGTAGTCAGAATATTGTATGCAGAAATAGTACTAGGTGCTTCGTAGAATGCACGGAAAGTATTCAGGATGTCGTGTCCCAATACTGCGCGGAAGAAAATAGAAGCGTCCCAGTTCCCAGCATTCAAGCTTGAGTTAAGACCTATTTGGTACTTAGGAAGACCATTACCTACGATATCACGGTCTTTGATGTCATCTTGTACACCATCGCCGTCAGTATCGAGGAAGTTCCATGTACCATCTTCGTTTACGAGATTGTTAGGATCTGTAACAAGCGTCCAGATTTGTCCGATAGGCGCACCCTCTTCAAGAAGGATAGTACTTGTACCGTTCTGTCCAGGAGATCCGAGGTTAGCAAGTGCTTGCTGTCCACCGAAGTCAAGTCCTCTGGCTTCATCAGAAAGAGATACGAGTTCTGTATCGAAGAATCTGTTAGCGTTGAATCCAAAGTTGATGGTGTTTCCACCTCCAATGTTCAATGCATAGTTCAAGGCAAGTTCAAGACCTGAGTTATCCAGCTGACCAATATTCAACCAAGTAGTTGAAAAGAGATTTGGAGGAACAGGTACGTTGAAGTTAAGGATCAAGTCCTCAGTCGTAGTTGTATAGTACTCGATAGAACCAGTCAGCGCATAGTTTCCAATTGCGAAGTCAACACCTACGTTGAAGTCGGTTTTGGTCTGCCATCTCAAGTCTGGGTTCGCGTTAGATACAGGACCGAAAGAAGGAATGAATTCTCCATTGAAGAAGAAGTTTCCAGTAGGACCAAATCTCTGAAGAGAAAGGTAAGATTGTCCAACGTTAGAACCGGTTACACCGTATCCAGCTCTCAGTTTCAAGTTGTCAAATCCGCTTACTCCAGCAGCTCTTACGAGGTCGATACCCGCACTAATCGCTGGGAAAACTCCCCACTTTTCTTCCTGACCAAAACGAGAAGAACCTTCACGTCTTACAGATGCAGTTGCGAAGAATTTGTCATCTACGTTCAAGTTAACACGACCGAAGAATGCAATCAGTCTGTTGGTAGTTTTGTAAGAGTTTACTCTTCCCAATCCATTGGCGAAGTCAGCAGAACCGCTAAGGTTATTGAAAGTAAATGCATCCGTAAGGAAGTCTCCACCTTCAACATTAAATCCCTGGAAAGTAAAATCCTGGAACTCATATGCTCCCAGTACTTTCAGGAAAGTATTGTTTCCGAGGTCTGCGTCATAGTTCAACTCTGCGCGGAACAACTGGTCAGCAGCTTCGTCATTTCTCTGACGAGCAAGACCATTTCTGTTCTCACCTACCCAGAAGCTATTCTTGTCATAGTATTGTCCAAGAATGTTGTTAGAACGCTGCTGAGAATAGAAGAGAGAGAATTTAAGATCATCAGTCAGATCGTAATCTCCTCTGATGTTGGCAACCAAAGTTTTTGTTTCTCTCAGGTTTTGGTTTTGCTCAATGATCGCTACAGGATTGTAGAAATCAAACAATACCTGCTGGAAATACCCATCCCATCTTGCAAAAGCAGGGTCGTTAGAACCGCTAATGAAAGGTGCAGTTGGGTTAAAGATAGTTGCATAGCGGAAGGCTTCAGTGAATCCCAGGCTAGCTTCTTCAGTGGTTGTTGCGAGGTTCAAGGTTACGTTCAACTTGTCATTCAAAGCTCTTTGAGACAGGTTAACACGTCCATTGATTCTTTGGAATCCAGTAGTTCTGGCGATACCATTCACATCTCTGAAGTTTGCAGAGATACGGTAGGTAGTTCCTTGATTTCCACCACTCATAGAGAGGGTGTGGATTTGAGAGTTTCCTGTTTCCAGGAGCTGGTCGAACCAGTCTACACTACCTCCCAGGTCGTTAGAACCAGGGAAAGCGGCATAAGCGTCGGAATCCAGTACGTCAACTACATTGTCAACAGTTTCAAAAGTAACCTGTCCACTGTAGTTTACAACAGAGCTTCCGGGAACACCTTTTTTGGTAGTAATCAGGATTACACCAGATGCACCACGAGTTCCATAGATTGCAGCTGCAGATCCGTCTTTCAAAACGTCAATAGCAGCGATGTCTTCAGGAGCAACACTATTAAGGTCGCCACCCAGAACACCATCAATTACAATCAAAGGTTCTGTACTTGCTCCAATAGTAGAGAGACCTCTCAAACGAATGCTGAAGTTACCATTAGGGTCAGAGCCAGGTCTTGAAATAGTAAGACCTGCTACTTTACCTTGCAGCAACTGTGCAGGATCACTGATGTTACCTACGTTGAAGTCTTTGGCCTTCACTGATGCGATAGAGCCAGTTACTTCTTTTCCTTTCAGGGTTCCATATCCAGTTACAACAACCTCATCCAGGAAAGAAACTTCTTCTTCCATGGTGATGTTAACTGTAGAACGGCCATCAATGGCAATATCTGCAGTTTTGAATCCGATATAAGAAACCAAAAGGTTAGTAACACCACTGGGTACATCCAGAGAGTATTCTCCTTGGTCATTTGTAAAAGTACCTACGGTGGTACCTTTAGCTACTACGGTTGCCCCAATAAGAGGCGAGCCGTCCGATCCGGTAATCTTACCTGATACAGACTGAGCTACAGCACTTCCATATGCAATGCAGAGCAACATTGGCACCAGAAATACCTTGAATAAAAGAGTTCTGATTTTACTCATAGTTAGTCGGTAGTTAAAAAAATATAATCAGGTGGTGAATTGAAAACGAGTTTAGTAGATTTAAGAACAGTAGTATGCATTCAGCTTTTGAGAGGAAATTGAGTAGATGCTCGAAAACTTAGCTCTGATGCGTCTTTTATACACCACAACATATATAACATATTATATATGTCGAATGTTTAGCAGAGAATCAAATCAAGTTCATATAAGCCCTATATTTTAGTATTACACGTGGTTAAAGCTGTTAATTATTTGTTAAAAATAAAAATAATAGAGCATAGTAAACATCTCTATTCCAACGAAATCGATTACGTAATCAATTGCAGGCCAAGCAGGATCAGGAACTAAAAATTGTTTGAATTTTCCAGAACTGATGTCTAAACAGCAATCAATAAGCAGCCCGTTCATATAAAATGAACCCTATATGTGTTAGAATGACATTTCAGGGCAAAAAATCCTGTGCACCTAAAACTGTCAGTAAAAGTGCCGATTATCTAATAGGAAAAATATGAGGAATTCAAGAGCTAGGTAGTTGCATGTTTTTGCCGGCGAAAATGGATCATTACAGCAGGCAGCCCATTATAGTAAAATCGGAGATTTATATGTAAATTAGGGAAATGGGAAAAGGCCTTTTAATTAGTCCCTTCTACCATATCTAATATATCAACCTGAAGCTAGCTAAATTTATGAAATACCTCTCCTATCTCCTCCTGCTTTCGGGGCTCTTCCTATTCTCTTGCAAATCAAGCAATATGGCGACGGGAAAAGAGTCCAACACAGAAAAGTATAATTCCGCTTCAAACCTAACCGAATACCTCACCCAGATACCTGGCCTCATGGTAAGTGGAGAAGGTCCCAATGCCCGCTTTAAAATCAGGGGTATAAATTCGATCAATGCGAATTCCGACCCTCTATTTATTGTGGATGGAACTCCGATGGCAGGGGGCTATACTTCTGTATATAGTATGATTGATGTAAAGGATGTCAAATCTGCAAGGATCGTAAGAGGACCGGATGCAACTTTTTATGGAACCAGAGGCGCTGGAGGAGTGGTCATCATAAAGACTAATTAGCATATTCATCATTTAGGAGAAAAAGCCTTAGCTGGGATATACGTTTATTCTATATAAACTAAACAATTCCACCACCCTTCTGCTTTAGCAAAAAAGGACTATATGCTCAAAAGACAGGTAACACTTGCTGATATTGGAAAAGAACTCGGGGTAAGTACGGCAACCGTATCCCGTGCCCTGAAGGATTATCCGGATATCAGCAAGGAAACCAAGCAGAAAGTACTTGACCTTGTCAAGAAATGGAATTACCGGCCCAATTCTATGGCTGCCGGACTGAGGAAGCGTGAATCCAAAGTTATAGGGGTCATCATTCCCGAAATTATCAATCACTTCTTTTCTTCTGTGATCAAAGGCATCATGAAGGTCGCCTATGAAGCAGATTACCGGGTTATGCTTTGCCAATCTGATGAGTCTTATGAAAAAGAAGTGGCAGATGCCAATGCCCTTTTCTCCAGCAGAGTAGATGGGATCATGGCTTCACTTGCACATGGCACCAAAAATATAGACCATTTTCTGGCATTTAAAGATGTAGGAATACCCGTGGTCTTTTTCGATAAAGTTCCCTCCAATACTCCAGATGTATCCAAAGTGGTCGTAGACGATTATAAGGGAGCGTTTCGGGTGGTAGAGCATTTGATTCAGCAAGGATATAGAAGAATCGCCCATTTCAGAGGACCCATGCTGGCAAGTACTTCCATCAACAGATACAATGGCTATAAAGATGCCTTGAGCAAATACAATTTAGCCTATGATCCCAATCTGGTTTTCACCTGTGAAAACATAACCCTGGAAGAAGGAAGAGCCTTTGCCAAACGATGCCTCGAAAACGGGAATTTTGATGCCATTTTCTGTATTACGGATCAGGTAGCTATCGGAGCTATGCTGGAAATAAAAGAAGCTGGCAAATCAGTACCCGAAGATATAGCCATAGCCGGATTTAGCAATTGGACCATGTCCTCCATCGTCGAGCCTAAACTTACAACTGTGGCCCAGCCCGGTTTAGAAATGGGAAAGAGAGCTATGCAGCTTTTATTAGATGAGATTCGTTCCAATAAAGAAGAAGTGGAAACCGAAGCACAGACAGTTACCCTGGAAACAGAACTGCTTATTCGATCTTCCAGCTCAAAATCAGAAGTGCTGGTATAATACTGTGATATTGGATTTTTCCTTTGCTTTTTCAGATGTAAATTTGCCATCTGTGTATTAGCTATTTACTATGAAGTCCCTACTTTTTAGCTTAGTATTTTTATTTACCTC includes:
- a CDS encoding TonB-dependent receptor plug domain-containing protein yields the protein MKYLSYLLLLSGLFLFSCKSSNMATGKESNTEKYNSASNLTEYLTQIPGLMVSGEGPNARFKIRGINSINANSDPLFIVDGTPMAGGYTSVYSMIDVKDVKSARIVRGPDATFYGTRGAGGVVIIKTN
- a CDS encoding SusC/RagA family TonB-linked outer membrane protein — its product is MSKIRTLLFKVFLVPMLLCIAYGSAVAQSVSGKITGSDGSPLIGATVVAKGTTVGTFTNDQGEYSLDVPSGVTNLLVSYIGFKTADIAIDGRSTVNITMEEEVSFLDEVVVTGYGTLKGKEVTGSIASVKAKDFNVGNISDPAQLLQGKVAGLTISRPGSDPNGNFSIRLRGLSTIGASTEPLIVIDGVLGGDLNSVAPEDIAAIDVLKDGSAAAIYGTRGASGVILITTKKGVPGSSVVNYSGQVTFETVDNVVDVLDSDAYAAFPGSNDLGGSVDWFDQLLETGNSQIHTLSMSGGNQGTTYRISANFRDVNGIARTTGFQRINGRVNLSQRALNDKLNVTLNLATTTEEASLGFTEAFRYATIFNPTAPFISGSNDPAFARWDGYFQQVLFDFYNPVAIIEQNQNLRETKTLVANIRGDYDLTDDLKFSLFYSQQRSNNILGQYYDKNSFWVGENRNGLARQRNDEAADQLFRAELNYDADLGNNTFLKVLGAYEFQDFTFQGFNVEGGDFLTDAFTFNNLSGSADFANGLGRVNSYKTTNRLIAFFGRVNLNVDDKFFATASVRREGSSRFGQEEKWGVFPAISAGIDLVRAAGVSGFDNLKLRAGYGVTGSNVGQSYLSLQRFGPTGNFFFNGEFIPSFGPVSNANPDLRWQTKTDFNVGVDFAIGNYALTGSIEYYTTTTEDLILNFNVPVPPNLFSTTWLNIGQLDNSGLELALNYALNIGGGNTINFGFNANRFFDTELVSLSDEARGLDFGGQQALANLGSPGQNGTSTILLEEGAPIGQIWTLVTDPNNLVNEDGTWNFLDTDGDGVQDDIKDRDIVGNGLPKYQIGLNSSLNAGNWDASIFFRAVLGHDILNTFRAFYEAPSTISAYNILTTSSDVATLTDQPQLNSFHVEDGDFLRLDNMTVGYTVPNLPGGFSKIRIFANAQNLFTVTNYKGVSPEPRLVDSNSGNPLAPGLDRRNTYFSARGFTVGVNLGF
- a CDS encoding RagB/SusD family nutrient uptake outer membrane protein, giving the protein MNKYLFPLKVLVIVALCFAVMPACTNLDEELFSEVTADNFFQTEEELISALGAAYTSLYGYMGTTSLYAAQEVSSDEMVVPTRGPDWGDGGHWVRLHQHLWTTEDPTVTNTWNFLFAGVNACNRLIFQFEELQNPLTDPFIGELRALRAVYYLWLMDLYGNVPIVTSFADANPTPQNNSRSEVYSFVEGELTASLPLVNTSVDGSTYGRINQMVVQMALAKLYLNAEVYTGTPQWQKAVTACDAIINSNNYSLEPNYFANFNLDNQGSSEMIFAIPYDAVFAGGFNIVMQSLSYINQQTYNLAAQPWNGWCTLEDFYNSYEDTDLRKGQPNTEQGPSTVRSNFLIGPQWDVSGKVRLEDAGFEASDQDGAPYTFRAQLNELAPNAWREAGARVAKFEYEIGGQPNMSNDFPIYRYTDVLMMKAEAMWRMNPGDADALSLVNEIRARAGVSDFTELTAENLLAERGREFFVECHRRSDLIRFGVFTSDWWEKSSPGEYVELFPIPRAQIDANPNLTQNSGY
- a CDS encoding LacI family DNA-binding transcriptional regulator → MLKRQVTLADIGKELGVSTATVSRALKDYPDISKETKQKVLDLVKKWNYRPNSMAAGLRKRESKVIGVIIPEIINHFFSSVIKGIMKVAYEADYRVMLCQSDESYEKEVADANALFSSRVDGIMASLAHGTKNIDHFLAFKDVGIPVVFFDKVPSNTPDVSKVVVDDYKGAFRVVEHLIQQGYRRIAHFRGPMLASTSINRYNGYKDALSKYNLAYDPNLVFTCENITLEEGRAFAKRCLENGNFDAIFCITDQVAIGAMLEIKEAGKSVPEDIAIAGFSNWTMSSIVEPKLTTVAQPGLEMGKRAMQLLLDEIRSNKEEVETEAQTVTLETELLIRSSSSKSEVLV